From the Candidatus Binatia bacterium genome, one window contains:
- a CDS encoding NERD domain-containing protein translates to MRVTLVPCDPAANASESRAFEFLKTRLQSQAGNGCWFLLSNLTFSVNHQALAEEIDLVAIGPPGVRVVEIKHWSVAWMENNPRDIETEAQELNAKARKLATTLRRTVPELPLVEPVFLLTREQPKGRIDKIRPVLGVPFFTLPQWSELYC, encoded by the coding sequence ATGCGGGTGACCTTAGTTCCGTGCGACCCGGCTGCCAACGCAAGCGAGAGCCGCGCCTTCGAATTCTTGAAGACTCGCCTGCAGTCGCAAGCCGGCAACGGTTGCTGGTTCCTACTGAGCAATCTCACGTTTTCCGTGAATCATCAGGCATTGGCTGAGGAGATCGACCTGGTCGCCATCGGTCCACCCGGCGTGCGCGTGGTGGAGATCAAGCACTGGTCAGTCGCGTGGATGGAAAACAACCCGCGCGACATCGAAACGGAAGCACAGGAGCTCAACGCCAAGGCACGCAAGCTGGCGACAACGCTCCGGCGCACCGTTCCTGAGCTACCACTTGTAGAGCCGGTATTTTTGCTGACTCGCGAGCAGCCGAAAGGACGCATCGACAAGATCCGGCCCGTTCTCGGCGTGCCGTTCTTTACTCTCCCGCAGTGGTCTGAACTGTACTGTTAG